One window from the genome of Salvia miltiorrhiza cultivar Shanhuang (shh) chromosome 7, IMPLAD_Smil_shh, whole genome shotgun sequence encodes:
- the LOC130994873 gene encoding putative F-box protein At5g62660 isoform X2 — protein MLRPKLASRKPPPPRRSCTNGSDSDPHSDILSRESMIYIRSRAYYFRRCKKKRPMPTNIESLPTDLLFEILLRMPADHLYERARLVCRRWCHIIHSHAFINAQMHGATYGLLLSPPNWIITLPRYVTADADGGIHTSKITHLSKSRVVATCNGLELEAKGYQFPRLVIVNPATKQSFHLPPLPTGVNVIYAVLRYGFAYSAASLAYKVIAPYHFGQSPPRLETDSGLDVLTVGIDESWRHVEVHHLPDHFRQFLFFMDPLTSEGFVHWGRGRYCATMDVETEIITLSEAPHQYHENNYKYLSTGRCLSLLVACGDLSWEVWEMKAETGEWRKALPNVDLGAKKCMIQQLAPKDAPRVLVPLGWVNYPQVLAFYFGEDIYHGCQWRPFIFYNLDTHKLHYIELPQSNISEYGAFPHKNNLTWLS, from the coding sequence ATGATATACATTAGAAGTCGGGCTTATTATTTCCGGAGGTGTAAAAAGAAGAGGCCAATGCCAACAAATATAGAGTCCCTCCCCACAGACCTATTGTTCGAAATCCTCCTCCGTATGCCGGCCGATCATCTCTACGAGAGAGCGAGGCTCGTGTGCCGGCGGTGGTGCCACATTATCCATTCTCATGCCTTCATCAACGCGCAGATGCACGGTGCTACCTATGGCCTCCTTTTATCACCCCCAAACTGGATTATTACTCTGCCACGTTATGTAACAGCCGACGCAGACGGTGGAATTCACACATCTAAGATAACTCACCTCTCCAAATCGAGAGTTGTTGCTACCTGCAACGGTTTGGAGTTGGAAGCCAAAGGTTACCAATTCCCTCGTCTTGTGATTGTGAATCCTGCAACGAAGCAGTCATTCCACCTCCCACCATTGCCTACAGGCGTAAATGTAATCTATGCCGTGCTCCGGTATGGTTTTGCATACTCTGCAGCTTCCTTGGCGTATAAAGTGATTGCACCGTACCATTTTGGCCAATCGCCACCACGCCTAGAAACTGACAGCGGTCTTGACGTGCTCACCGTTGGAATCGATGAATCCTGGAGGCACGTTGAGGTTCACCACCTCCCCGACCATTTCAGGCAATTTTTGTTCTTTATGGATCCCTTGACTAGTGAAGGTTTCGTGCATTGGGGAAGGGGGAGATACTGCGCGACGATGGATGTGGAGACGGAGATCATTACACTGAGTGAAGCCCCTCATCAGTACCATGAAAACAACTATAAATATCTGTCGACTGGGAGGTGTCTGTCTCTCCTGGTAGCGTGTGGGGATCTGTCGTGGGAGGTTTGGGAGATGAAGGCAGAGACGGGCGAGTGGAGGAAGGCGCTGCCCAACGTCGACTTGGGAGCTAAGAAATGCATGATTCAACAGCTTGCTCCTAAAGATGCTCCTCGAGTTCTTGTGCCACTTGGTTGGGTTAACTATCCACAGGTTTTGGCCTTCTATTTTGGCGAAGATATTTATCATGGGTGCCAATGGCGGCCTTTCATTTTCTACAATCTTGATACGCATAAACTCCACTACATAGAGCTTCCACAATCCAATATTAGTGAGTATGGGGCTTTTCCGCATAAGAATAATCTGACATGGCTAAGCTAA
- the LOC130994873 gene encoding putative F-box protein At5g62660 isoform X1 produces MLRPKLASRKPPPPRRSCTNGSVSDPHSDILSRESMIYIRSRAYYFRRCKKKRPMPTNIESLPTDLLFEILLRMPADHLYERARLVCRRWCHIIHSHAFINAQMHGATYGLLLSPPNWIITLPRYVTADADGGIHTSKITHLSKSRVVATCNGLELEAKGYQFPRLVIVNPATKQSFHLPPLPTGVNVIYAVLRYGFAYSAASLAYKVIAPYHFGQSPPRLETDSGLDVLTVGIDESWRHVEVHHLPDHFRQFLFFMDPLTSEGFVHWGRGRYCATMDVETEIITLSEAPHQYHENNYKYLSTGRCLSLLVACGDLSWEVWEMKAETGEWRKALPNVDLGAKKCMIQQLAPKDAPRVLVPLGWVNYPQVLAFYFGEDIYHGCQWRPFIFYNLDTHKLHYIELPQSNISEYGAFPHKNNLTWLS; encoded by the exons ATGCTTCGTCCGAAACTAGCCTCCCGCAAGCCGCCACCTCCACGGCGCTCCTGCACCAACGGCAGCGTTTCCGATCCCCATTCCGACATTCTTAGTAGAGAATCG ATGATATACATTAGAAGTCGGGCTTATTATTTCCGGAGGTGTAAAAAGAAGAGGCCAATGCCAACAAATATAGAGTCCCTCCCCACAGACCTATTGTTCGAAATCCTCCTCCGTATGCCGGCCGATCATCTCTACGAGAGAGCGAGGCTCGTGTGCCGGCGGTGGTGCCACATTATCCATTCTCATGCCTTCATCAACGCGCAGATGCACGGTGCTACCTATGGCCTCCTTTTATCACCCCCAAACTGGATTATTACTCTGCCACGTTATGTAACAGCCGACGCAGACGGTGGAATTCACACATCTAAGATAACTCACCTCTCCAAATCGAGAGTTGTTGCTACCTGCAACGGTTTGGAGTTGGAAGCCAAAGGTTACCAATTCCCTCGTCTTGTGATTGTGAATCCTGCAACGAAGCAGTCATTCCACCTCCCACCATTGCCTACAGGCGTAAATGTAATCTATGCCGTGCTCCGGTATGGTTTTGCATACTCTGCAGCTTCCTTGGCGTATAAAGTGATTGCACCGTACCATTTTGGCCAATCGCCACCACGCCTAGAAACTGACAGCGGTCTTGACGTGCTCACCGTTGGAATCGATGAATCCTGGAGGCACGTTGAGGTTCACCACCTCCCCGACCATTTCAGGCAATTTTTGTTCTTTATGGATCCCTTGACTAGTGAAGGTTTCGTGCATTGGGGAAGGGGGAGATACTGCGCGACGATGGATGTGGAGACGGAGATCATTACACTGAGTGAAGCCCCTCATCAGTACCATGAAAACAACTATAAATATCTGTCGACTGGGAGGTGTCTGTCTCTCCTGGTAGCGTGTGGGGATCTGTCGTGGGAGGTTTGGGAGATGAAGGCAGAGACGGGCGAGTGGAGGAAGGCGCTGCCCAACGTCGACTTGGGAGCTAAGAAATGCATGATTCAACAGCTTGCTCCTAAAGATGCTCCTCGAGTTCTTGTGCCACTTGGTTGGGTTAACTATCCACAGGTTTTGGCCTTCTATTTTGGCGAAGATATTTATCATGGGTGCCAATGGCGGCCTTTCATTTTCTACAATCTTGATACGCATAAACTCCACTACATAGAGCTTCCACAATCCAATATTAGTGAGTATGGGGCTTTTCCGCATAAGAATAATCTGACATGGCTAAGCTAA